Proteins from one Mycobacterium sp. SMC-2 genomic window:
- a CDS encoding NAD(P)H-hydrate dehydratase encodes MRHYYSVDAIRQAEAPLLASLPDGALMRRAAFGLAAEIVAELRARTGGVAGCRVCAVVGSGDNGGDALWAATFLRRRGAAADAVLLNPERTHRKGLAALTKAGGRVVESVSPTTDLVIDGVVGISGSGPLRPAAAEVFAAVDEAGIPVVAVDIPSGIDVATGAITGPAVHAAATVTFGGLKPVHALADCGRVRLIDIGLDLPETDVLGFEAADVAARWPVPGPHDDKYTQGVTGVMAGSSTYPGAAVLCTGAAVAATSGMVRYAGSAHREVLAQWPEVIASPTPASAGRVQSWVVGPGLGTDDAGAAALWFALETDLPVIVDADGLTILAAHPELVANRTAPTVLTPHAGEFARLAGNPPGDDRVGACRKLADTFGATVLLKGNVTVIADPGGPVYLNPAGQSWAATAGSGDVLSGMIGALLASGLPAGEAAAAAAFVHARAAALSAADPGPGDAPTSSSRIVPHIRAALAAL; translated from the coding sequence GTGCGGCACTACTACTCCGTAGACGCGATCCGCCAGGCCGAAGCGCCGCTGCTGGCCAGCCTGCCCGACGGGGCCCTGATGAGGCGCGCCGCCTTCGGTCTTGCGGCCGAGATCGTCGCCGAGTTGCGCGCCCGCACCGGCGGCGTGGCCGGCTGCCGGGTGTGCGCAGTCGTCGGCTCCGGCGACAACGGCGGTGACGCGCTGTGGGCCGCCACCTTCCTGCGCCGGCGCGGCGCGGCTGCCGACGCGGTGCTGCTCAATCCGGAACGCACCCATCGCAAGGGCTTGGCGGCGTTGACGAAAGCTGGCGGGCGTGTCGTCGAAAGCGTCTCGCCCACAACCGATCTCGTCATCGACGGGGTGGTGGGCATCTCCGGTTCCGGGCCGCTGCGCCCGGCCGCGGCCGAGGTGTTCGCCGCCGTCGACGAGGCCGGGATCCCGGTGGTCGCGGTCGACATTCCCAGCGGCATCGACGTGGCGACGGGGGCGATCACCGGCCCGGCGGTGCACGCCGCGGCGACCGTCACCTTCGGCGGGCTCAAACCCGTGCACGCGCTCGCCGATTGCGGGCGGGTGAGGCTGATCGACATCGGGCTCGACCTGCCGGAAACCGACGTGCTCGGCTTCGAGGCCGCCGACGTCGCCGCGCGCTGGCCGGTGCCCGGACCCCACGACGACAAGTACACCCAGGGCGTGACCGGCGTGATGGCCGGCTCGTCGACATATCCCGGCGCCGCGGTGCTGTGCACCGGCGCCGCCGTCGCGGCGACCTCCGGCATGGTCCGCTACGCCGGCAGCGCGCACCGCGAGGTGCTCGCCCAGTGGCCGGAGGTGATCGCGTCGCCCACCCCCGCGTCGGCCGGGCGGGTGCAATCCTGGGTCGTGGGTCCGGGGTTGGGCACCGACGACGCCGGGGCCGCCGCGCTGTGGTTCGCGCTGGAGACCGACCTGCCGGTGATCGTCGACGCCGACGGGCTGACCATCCTGGCCGCCCACCCCGAGCTGGTAGCCAACCGGACCGCGCCCACGGTGCTGACCCCGCACGCGGGTGAATTCGCCCGCCTGGCGGGTAACCCGCCGGGTGACGACCGCGTGGGCGCGTGCCGGAAGCTGGCCGACACCTTCGGGGCGACGGTGCTGCTCAAGGGGAATGTCACCGTCATCGCCGATCCCGGTGGCCCGGTGTACCTCAACCCGGCCGGGCAATCCTGGGCGGCCACCGCCGGCTCGGGCGACGTGCTGTCCGGCATGATCGGCGCGCTGCTCGCGTCGGGCCTGCCGGCCGGCGAGGCGGCCGCGGCCGCCGCGTTCGTGCACGCGCGCGCGGCGGCGCTGTCGGCCGCCGACCCGGGCCCCGGTGACGCGCCGACGTCGTCGTCGCGCATCGTTCCGCACATCAGGGCGGCGCTGGCCGCCCTATAG
- a CDS encoding glutamate decarboxylase, translating to MPQHPSLPAHSIAPAYTGRLFTSPVPALRMPDESMDPEAAYRFIHDELMLDGSSRLNLATFVTTWMDPEAGRLMAETFDKNMIDKDEYPATAAIEQRCVCMVADLFHADGLNDADPYSACGVSTIGSSEAVMLGGLAMKWRWRQKVGKDWKGRTPNLVMGSNVQVVWEKFCRYFDVEPRYLPMEKGRYVITPEQVVDAVDEDTIGVVAILGTTYTGELEPVADICGALDRLAAGGGVDVPVHVDAASGGFVVPFLHPELKWDFRLPRVVSINVSGHKYGLTYPGVGFVVWRSKEYLPEELVFRVNYLGGDMPTFTLNFSRPGNQVVGQYYNFLRLGRDGYGKVMQALSGTARWLGEQLRVSDHCELISDGSAIPVVAFRLAGKRGYTEFDVSHELRTYGWQVPAYAMPDNATDVSVLRIVVREGLSADLARALHDDAVSALTSLDKLKPGGHYAAQHFAH from the coding sequence GTGCCCCAACATCCGTCCTTGCCCGCGCACTCCATCGCCCCCGCCTACACCGGCCGCCTGTTCACCTCGCCGGTGCCGGCGCTGCGGATGCCCGACGAATCGATGGACCCCGAGGCCGCCTACCGCTTCATCCACGACGAGCTGATGCTCGACGGCAGTTCCCGGCTGAACCTGGCGACGTTCGTCACCACCTGGATGGACCCCGAGGCCGGGCGCCTGATGGCCGAGACGTTCGACAAGAACATGATCGACAAGGACGAATACCCGGCCACCGCCGCCATCGAGCAGCGCTGCGTGTGCATGGTGGCCGACTTGTTCCACGCCGACGGCCTGAACGACGCCGACCCCTACAGCGCGTGCGGGGTGTCCACGATCGGCTCCAGCGAGGCGGTCATGCTCGGCGGGCTGGCCATGAAGTGGCGGTGGCGCCAGAAGGTCGGCAAGGATTGGAAGGGCCGGACACCCAACCTGGTGATGGGCTCCAACGTCCAAGTGGTGTGGGAGAAGTTCTGCCGCTACTTCGACGTCGAGCCTCGCTACCTGCCGATGGAAAAGGGGCGCTACGTCATCACCCCGGAACAGGTCGTGGACGCCGTCGACGAGGACACCATCGGAGTGGTCGCGATCCTGGGCACCACCTACACCGGTGAACTGGAACCGGTCGCCGACATCTGTGGCGCGCTGGACAGGCTGGCCGCCGGCGGCGGGGTGGACGTCCCGGTGCACGTCGACGCCGCCAGCGGCGGGTTCGTCGTGCCGTTCCTGCACCCCGAACTGAAGTGGGACTTCCGGTTGCCCCGCGTGGTGTCGATCAACGTCAGCGGCCACAAGTACGGGCTGACCTACCCCGGCGTCGGGTTCGTGGTGTGGCGCAGCAAGGAATACCTGCCCGAGGAGCTGGTGTTCCGGGTGAACTACCTCGGCGGCGACATGCCGACCTTCACGCTGAACTTCTCCCGCCCCGGCAACCAGGTGGTCGGCCAGTACTACAACTTCCTGCGGCTGGGCCGCGACGGCTACGGCAAGGTCATGCAGGCGTTGTCGGGGACGGCGCGCTGGCTGGGCGAGCAGCTGCGCGTCAGCGACCACTGCGAGCTGATCTCCGACGGGTCGGCGATCCCGGTGGTCGCCTTCCGGCTCGCCGGGAAGCGGGGCTACACCGAGTTCGACGTCTCCCACGAGCTGCGCACCTACGGGTGGCAAGTGCCGGCCTACGCCATGCCCGACAACGCCACCGACGTCTCGGTGCTGCGCATCGTGGTGCGCGAGGGGCTGTCCGCCGACCTGGCGCGGGCGCTGCACGACGACGCCGTCTCCGCGCTCACCTCGCTGGACAAGCTCAAGCCCGGCGGCCACTACGCGGCCCAGCACTTCGCGCACTAA
- a CDS encoding molybdopterin-dependent oxidoreductase, translated as MSGSGKDSVQHINWPGTGDASSGSTQLKEVELVEVALESYSAEIHPAHDQIDVQTYGGGFDLTRRATAPKLRVGRDKWFNLLWLIPIGFALLVAGVAIGKGLHNMPAVQAFIQRYPGTDSRGVPPGMHAWEGWTHFFNLFLMTFIIRSGIQILCDHPRLYFSRNCTPGKDEWLRVGPPVPEGYWTANDDTVALPGQFGLPGFRHSIGLARWWHLGTDVLWLLNGLVFYVLLFTTGQWRHLVPMSWDVFPNAASVAIQYLSLDWPANDNGWVAYNGMQLLAYFTVVFIAAPAALITGLGMSPALSMRLTVISKRLSIQAARSLHFLVLVFFLFFILVHVTLVFATEALRNLNHMFASRDDTGWIGFGVFCVAMVVTAVGWVAATPVTIRHPRVVQRVGDALIGPLQRLLERMNPEPGAFTEKDISPYFWHNGRLPDSDEYKALEQGGFRDWRLRISGLVDHPREFSLDELKALPYHEQITQHFCIQAWSGVAKWGGVSMRTIMDIVKPRPEAKWVAFYSMGLGATGGIYYNVHPIEQMSHHLTMLAYTMNDEPLSYGHGAPLRLRNELQHGFKQVKWIKGIEFLAHYSEIGSGYGGYSEDHKYFGRHQTI; from the coding sequence ATGTCCGGCAGCGGCAAGGATTCCGTACAGCACATCAATTGGCCGGGGACCGGTGACGCGTCGTCGGGATCCACGCAGCTCAAGGAAGTGGAACTCGTCGAGGTGGCGCTGGAGTCCTACAGCGCCGAGATCCACCCCGCCCACGACCAGATCGACGTGCAGACCTACGGCGGCGGGTTCGACCTCACCAGACGCGCCACCGCGCCCAAGCTGCGGGTGGGCCGCGACAAATGGTTCAACCTGCTATGGCTCATCCCCATCGGCTTCGCGCTGCTGGTCGCGGGGGTGGCGATCGGCAAGGGACTGCACAACATGCCGGCGGTGCAGGCGTTCATCCAGCGCTACCCCGGCACCGACAGCCGCGGCGTCCCGCCCGGGATGCACGCCTGGGAGGGCTGGACGCACTTCTTCAACCTGTTCCTGATGACCTTCATCATCCGGTCCGGGATCCAGATCCTGTGCGACCACCCGCGGCTGTACTTCTCCCGCAACTGCACGCCGGGCAAGGACGAATGGCTGCGCGTGGGCCCGCCGGTACCGGAGGGGTACTGGACCGCCAACGACGACACCGTCGCCCTGCCCGGCCAATTCGGGCTGCCCGGCTTCCGGCACTCCATCGGTCTGGCCCGCTGGTGGCATCTGGGCACCGACGTGCTCTGGCTGCTCAACGGCCTGGTCTTCTACGTGTTGCTGTTCACCACCGGGCAGTGGCGCCACCTGGTGCCGATGAGCTGGGACGTCTTCCCCAACGCCGCATCGGTGGCGATCCAGTACCTGTCGCTGGACTGGCCGGCCAACGACAACGGGTGGGTCGCCTACAACGGTATGCAGTTGCTGGCCTACTTCACGGTGGTGTTCATCGCGGCGCCCGCCGCGCTGATCACCGGGCTGGGGATGTCCCCGGCCCTGTCGATGCGCCTGACCGTGATCAGCAAGCGGCTCAGCATTCAGGCGGCCCGCTCGCTGCACTTCCTGGTGCTGGTGTTCTTCCTGTTCTTCATCCTCGTGCACGTCACGCTGGTGTTCGCCACCGAGGCGCTGCGCAACCTCAACCACATGTTCGCCAGCCGCGACGACACCGGCTGGATCGGTTTCGGCGTCTTCTGCGTGGCCATGGTGGTGACGGCGGTCGGCTGGGTGGCGGCCACCCCGGTCACCATCCGGCACCCCCGCGTCGTGCAGCGGGTCGGGGACGCCCTGATCGGTCCGCTGCAGCGCCTGCTGGAACGGATGAACCCGGAACCGGGCGCCTTCACCGAAAAGGACATCTCGCCCTACTTCTGGCACAACGGCCGCCTGCCGGACAGCGACGAATACAAGGCGCTCGAGCAGGGCGGCTTCCGGGATTGGCGGCTGCGGATCTCGGGTCTGGTCGACCACCCGAGGGAGTTCTCCCTCGACGAGCTGAAGGCGCTGCCCTACCACGAGCAGATCACCCAGCACTTCTGCATCCAGGCCTGGTCGGGCGTCGCCAAATGGGGCGGGGTGTCGATGCGGACGATCATGGACATCGTCAAACCGCGGCCCGAGGCGAAATGGGTGGCGTTCTATTCGATGGGCCTGGGGGCCACCGGCGGCATCTACTACAACGTGCACCCCATCGAGCAGATGAGCCACCACCTGACCATGCTGGCCTACACGATGAACGACGAACCGCTGAGCTACGGTCATGGCGCGCCGCTGCGGCTGCGCAACGAACTACAGCACGGCTTCAAGCAGGTGAAGTGGATCAAGGGCATCGAGTTCCTGGCCCACTACTCCGAGATCGGCAGCGGCTACGGCGGCTATAGCGAAGATCACAAGTACTTCGGGCGCCACCAGACGATCTGA
- the alr gene encoding alanine racemase yields MVVTPTSLTPGILAEAVVDLGAIEHNVRVLCEHAGRAQVMAVVKADGYGHGATPAARAALAGGAAELGVATVAEALALRADGIAAPVLAWLHQPGTDFGPALLADVEIAVSSERQLDELLDAVRRTGRTATVTLKVDTGLNRNGVHPALYPSMLTALRRAVAEDAIRLRGLMSHMVFADQPANPVNDLQAQRFSDMLAQAGEQGVRFEVAHLANSSATMSRPDLAFDLVRPGVAVYGLSPVPELGDMGLVPAMTVKCPVALVKSIRAGESVSYGHTWTAERDTNLALLPVGYADGVFRSLGGRLDVLINGKRRPGIGRICMDQFVVDLGPGRPDVAEGDEAILFGPGSSGEPTAQDWADLLGTIHYEVVTSPRGRITRTYREARTIEP; encoded by the coding sequence GTGGTTGTTACGCCGACATCCCTGACGCCCGGCATCCTCGCCGAGGCCGTGGTGGACTTGGGCGCCATTGAGCACAACGTGCGGGTGCTGTGCGAGCACGCCGGCCGCGCGCAGGTGATGGCCGTCGTCAAGGCGGACGGCTACGGTCACGGGGCCACGCCGGCCGCGCGCGCGGCGCTAGCCGGCGGAGCGGCCGAGCTGGGCGTCGCCACCGTCGCCGAGGCGCTGGCGCTGCGCGCCGACGGCATCGCGGCGCCGGTGCTGGCCTGGCTGCATCAACCCGGTACCGACTTCGGGCCCGCGCTGCTGGCCGACGTGGAGATCGCGGTGTCGTCGGAGCGCCAGCTCGACGAGCTGCTGGACGCGGTGCGCCGGACGGGCCGGACCGCGACGGTCACCCTCAAGGTCGACACCGGGCTGAACCGCAACGGCGTCCACCCGGCGCTATACCCGTCGATGCTGACCGCGCTGCGCCGGGCCGTCGCCGAGGACGCCATCCGGCTGCGCGGGCTGATGTCACACATGGTGTTCGCCGACCAGCCGGCCAACCCCGTCAATGACCTTCAGGCCCAACGCTTTTCCGACATGCTGGCGCAGGCGGGCGAGCAGGGGGTGCGGTTCGAGGTCGCGCACCTGGCGAACTCGTCGGCGACCATGTCGCGTCCCGATCTGGCCTTCGACCTGGTGCGGCCGGGCGTCGCGGTGTACGGCCTGAGCCCGGTGCCCGAGCTCGGCGACATGGGGCTGGTGCCGGCCATGACGGTGAAATGCCCTGTCGCCCTGGTGAAATCGATTCGTGCGGGCGAGAGCGTGTCGTATGGTCACACCTGGACCGCCGAGCGCGACACCAACCTGGCCCTGCTGCCGGTCGGCTATGCCGACGGCGTCTTCCGGTCGCTCGGCGGACGGTTGGACGTGTTGATCAACGGCAAGCGGCGGCCCGGGATCGGGCGGATCTGTATGGACCAGTTCGTCGTCGACCTGGGTCCCGGCCGGCCCGACGTGGCCGAGGGCGACGAGGCGATCCTGTTCGGGCCCGGCAGCAGCGGGGAACCCACCGCGCAGGACTGGGCCGACCTGCTCGGCACCATCCACTACGAGGTGGTGACCAGCCCGCGCGGGCGCATCACCAGGACCTATCGCGAGGCGCGAACCATTGAGCCGTGA
- the tsaB gene encoding tRNA (adenosine(37)-N6)-threonylcarbamoyltransferase complex dimerization subunit type 1 TsaB — MDSFVTIVLALDTATPAVTAGIVRRDDLTVLGERVTVDPRAHAERLTPNVLAALADAGLTMGDLEAVVVGCGPGPFTGLRAGMATAAAYGHALGIPVHGVCSLDAIGVRTTGETLVVTDARRREIYWARYRDGVRTDGPAVNAPADVDPGTARAVAGSKEHAALFDLPHRGPVFPAPAGLVAAVPDWSQRPMPLVALYLRRPDAKPLAARG, encoded by the coding sequence GTGGATTCGTTCGTGACCATCGTGCTCGCCCTCGACACAGCGACCCCGGCCGTGACGGCCGGGATCGTGCGGCGCGACGATCTGACCGTGCTGGGCGAGCGGGTCACTGTCGACCCCCGTGCGCACGCCGAACGGCTCACCCCGAACGTGCTGGCCGCCCTTGCCGATGCCGGGCTGACGATGGGCGACCTGGAAGCCGTCGTGGTGGGCTGCGGCCCCGGCCCGTTCACCGGCCTGCGGGCCGGCATGGCCACCGCCGCCGCGTACGGGCACGCGCTGGGTATCCCGGTGCACGGCGTCTGCAGCCTGGACGCCATCGGCGTGCGCACCACCGGCGAAACGCTGGTGGTCACCGACGCCCGCCGGCGCGAGATCTACTGGGCCCGTTACCGCGACGGCGTGCGCACCGACGGCCCGGCGGTCAATGCCCCCGCCGACGTCGACCCCGGCACGGCCCGGGCGGTCGCCGGCTCGAAGGAGCACGCGGCGCTGTTCGACCTGCCGCACCGCGGGCCGGTATTCCCCGCGCCGGCCGGGCTCGTCGCCGCGGTGCCCGACTGGTCGCAGCGCCCAATGCCGTTGGTGGCGCTGTATCTTCGCCGCCCGGACGCCAAACCGCTGGCGGCGCGCGGGTGA
- the rimI gene encoding ribosomal protein S18-alanine N-acetyltransferase, with protein MTATSEPVVLGALTPADAARCAELERQLFDGDDPWPAAAFNRELASPHNHYVGARVGGTLVGYAGISRLGRTPPYEYEVHTIGVDTAYQGQGIGRRLLDELLAFADGGVVFLEVRTDNEAAIGLYRSVGFEQIGLRRRYYRASGADAYTMRRGAL; from the coding sequence GTGACCGCCACCAGCGAGCCCGTGGTGCTCGGCGCGTTGACCCCCGCCGACGCGGCGCGCTGCGCCGAGCTGGAACGGCAGCTGTTCGACGGCGACGACCCCTGGCCCGCGGCGGCCTTCAACCGGGAACTGGCCAGCCCGCATAATCATTACGTCGGCGCGCGTGTCGGCGGCACGCTCGTCGGGTATGCCGGAATCTCGCGGCTTGGCCGCACCCCGCCGTACGAGTACGAGGTCCACACCATCGGCGTCGACACCGCGTATCAGGGGCAGGGCATCGGCCGCCGGTTGCTCGACGAGCTGCTGGCCTTCGCCGACGGGGGCGTCGTGTTCCTGGAGGTGCGCACCGACAACGAGGCGGCCATCGGGCTATACCGCAGCGTGGGATTCGAGCAGATCGGCCTGCGCCGGCGCTACTACCGCGCCAGCGGCGCCGACGCCTACACCATGCGCCGGGGGGCTTTATGA
- the tsaD gene encoding tRNA (adenosine(37)-N6)-threonylcarbamoyltransferase complex transferase subunit TsaD: protein MTIVLAIETSCDETGVGIARLDGDGTVTLLADEVASSVDEHVRFGGVVPEIASRAHLEALGPAMRRALATAGLDRPDIVAATIGPGLAGALLVGVAAAKAYSAAWGVPFYAVNHLGGHLAADVYEHGPLPECVALLVSGGHTHLLHVRSLGEPIVELGSTVDDAAGEAYDKVARLLGLGYPGGKVLDDLARTGDRDAVAFPRGMTGPGDDPYAFSFSGLKTAVARYLESHPDAVNADVAAGFQEAVADVLTRKAVRAATGLGVSTLLIAGGVAANSRLRELAEQRCAAAGLTLRIPRPRLCTDNGAMIASFAAHLIAAGAPPSPLDAPSDPGLPVVKAQVR, encoded by the coding sequence ATGACCATCGTCTTAGCGATCGAAACCTCTTGCGACGAAACGGGAGTCGGCATTGCGCGGCTCGACGGTGACGGCACGGTGACGCTGCTGGCCGACGAGGTGGCGTCCAGCGTCGACGAACACGTCCGCTTCGGCGGCGTGGTCCCCGAGATCGCGTCGAGGGCGCACCTGGAGGCGCTCGGTCCGGCCATGCGCCGCGCATTGGCGACGGCCGGCCTGGACAGGCCCGACATCGTCGCCGCCACGATCGGGCCCGGCCTGGCCGGGGCCCTGTTGGTGGGAGTCGCTGCGGCCAAAGCGTATTCGGCCGCGTGGGGGGTGCCGTTCTACGCCGTCAACCACCTAGGCGGGCACCTGGCCGCCGACGTCTACGAACACGGCCCGCTGCCCGAGTGTGTGGCGCTGCTGGTGTCCGGGGGACACACCCACCTGCTGCATGTGCGATCCCTCGGCGAACCGATCGTCGAGCTGGGCAGCACCGTCGATGACGCCGCCGGCGAGGCCTACGACAAGGTGGCCCGGCTGCTGGGGCTGGGCTACCCGGGCGGCAAGGTGCTCGACGACCTGGCCCGCACCGGCGATCGCGACGCGGTCGCCTTCCCGCGCGGCATGACCGGCCCGGGCGATGACCCGTACGCCTTCAGCTTCTCCGGGCTCAAGACGGCCGTCGCCCGCTACCTGGAGAGCCACCCGGACGCGGTGAACGCCGACGTCGCCGCGGGGTTCCAGGAGGCCGTCGCCGACGTGCTGACCCGCAAGGCGGTGCGCGCGGCGACGGGGCTCGGCGTCTCCACCCTGCTGATCGCCGGGGGAGTGGCCGCCAATTCGCGGCTGCGGGAGCTCGCCGAGCAGCGGTGCGCGGCGGCCGGGCTGACGTTGCGGATCCCCAGGCCTCGGCTCTGCACCGACAACGGGGCGATGATCGCGTCCTTCGCCGCGCACCTGATAGCCGCCGGGGCGCCGCCGTCGCCGCTGGACGCGCCCAGCGATCCGGGCCTGCCGGTGGTAAAAGCCCAGGTGAGGTGA
- the groES gene encoding co-chaperone GroES: MAKVNIKPLEDKILVQANEAETTTASGLVIPDTAKEKPQEGTVVAVGPGRWDEDGEKRIPLDVSEGDTVIYSKYGGTEIKYNGEEYLILSARDVLAVVSK, translated from the coding sequence GTGGCGAAGGTGAACATCAAGCCACTCGAGGACAAGATTCTCGTGCAGGCCAACGAGGCCGAGACCACGACCGCGTCCGGTCTGGTCATTCCTGACACCGCCAAGGAGAAGCCGCAGGAAGGCACCGTCGTCGCAGTCGGTCCCGGCCGCTGGGACGAGGACGGTGAGAAGCGGATCCCGCTCGACGTGTCGGAAGGTGACACCGTCATCTACAGCAAGTACGGCGGCACCGAGATCAAGTACAACGGCGAGGAGTACCTGATCCTGTCGGCGCGCGACGTGCTGGCCGTCGTATCGAAGTAA
- the groL gene encoding chaperonin GroEL (60 kDa chaperone family; promotes refolding of misfolded polypeptides especially under stressful conditions; forms two stacked rings of heptamers to form a barrel-shaped 14mer; ends can be capped by GroES; misfolded proteins enter the barrel where they are refolded when GroES binds): MSKVIEYDETARRAIEAGVNALADAVRVTLGPRGRHVVLAKAFGGPTITNDGVTVAREIDLEDPFENLGAQLVKSVATKTNDVAGDGTTTATVLAQALVKGGLRLVAAGANPIELGVGISKAADATSEALLAAATPVSGKEGIAQVATVSSRDPQLGELVGEAMSKVGTDGVVSVEEASTLSTELEFTEGVGFDKGFLSAYFVTDFDSQEAVLDEPLILLHQEKISSLPDLLPMLEKVAESGKPLLIIAEDVEGEALATLVVNSIRKTLKAVAVKAPFFGDRRKAFLEDLAVVTGGQVINPDAGLLLREVGTDVLGSARRVVVSKDDTIIVDGGGSKDAVADRIKQLRAEIEKSDSEWDREKLQERLAKLAGGVAVIKVGAATETALKERKESVEDAVAAAKAAVEEGIVAGGGSALIVARTALQELRGSLSGDQAAGVDVFAEALAAPLYWIATNAGLDGAVAVSKVAELPAGHGLNADKLTYGDLLADGVIDPVKVTRSAVLNAASVARMVLTTETAIVDKPAEEADDHGHGHGHHHHH, encoded by the coding sequence ATGAGCAAGGTAATTGAGTACGACGAGACCGCGCGCCGGGCGATCGAGGCCGGCGTCAACGCGCTCGCCGACGCGGTCAGGGTGACGCTAGGGCCGCGCGGCCGGCATGTGGTGCTGGCCAAGGCATTTGGCGGGCCGACGATCACCAACGACGGTGTCACCGTTGCGCGTGAGATCGACCTGGAAGACCCGTTCGAGAACCTGGGCGCCCAGTTGGTGAAGTCGGTCGCCACCAAGACCAACGACGTGGCCGGTGACGGCACCACCACGGCGACCGTGCTGGCGCAGGCGCTGGTCAAGGGCGGGCTGCGCCTGGTCGCGGCCGGCGCCAACCCGATCGAGCTCGGGGTGGGAATCTCGAAGGCGGCCGACGCGACGTCGGAGGCGCTGCTGGCGGCGGCCACCCCGGTGTCCGGCAAGGAGGGCATCGCCCAGGTGGCGACGGTGTCGTCGCGCGATCCGCAGCTGGGCGAGCTGGTCGGCGAGGCGATGAGCAAGGTCGGTACCGACGGCGTGGTCAGCGTCGAAGAGGCCTCGACGCTGAGCACCGAGCTGGAGTTCACCGAGGGCGTCGGTTTCGACAAGGGTTTCCTGTCGGCATATTTCGTCACGGACTTCGATTCGCAGGAAGCCGTGCTGGACGAACCGCTGATCCTGTTGCACCAGGAGAAGATCAGCTCGCTGCCCGACCTGCTGCCCATGCTGGAGAAGGTCGCCGAATCGGGCAAGCCGCTGCTGATCATCGCCGAGGACGTCGAGGGCGAGGCCCTGGCGACGCTGGTCGTCAACTCGATTCGCAAGACGCTCAAGGCGGTTGCCGTCAAGGCGCCGTTCTTCGGCGACCGGCGCAAGGCCTTCCTCGAGGACCTGGCGGTGGTGACCGGCGGCCAGGTGATCAACCCCGACGCCGGCCTGCTGCTGCGTGAGGTGGGCACCGACGTGCTGGGCTCGGCCCGACGCGTGGTGGTCAGCAAGGACGACACCATCATCGTCGACGGCGGCGGCTCCAAGGATGCGGTCGCAGACCGGATCAAGCAGTTGCGCGCCGAGATCGAGAAGAGCGATTCCGAGTGGGACCGCGAGAAGCTGCAGGAGCGGCTGGCCAAGCTGGCCGGTGGCGTGGCCGTGATCAAGGTGGGCGCCGCCACCGAGACCGCGCTCAAGGAACGCAAGGAAAGCGTCGAGGATGCCGTCGCGGCCGCCAAGGCCGCCGTCGAGGAGGGCATCGTCGCGGGCGGTGGCTCGGCCCTGATCGTGGCGCGCACCGCGCTGCAGGAACTGCGCGGCTCGCTGTCCGGTGACCAGGCCGCGGGCGTCGACGTGTTCGCCGAGGCGCTGGCGGCACCGCTGTACTGGATCGCGACCAACGCCGGCCTGGACGGCGCGGTCGCGGTGAGCAAGGTCGCTGAGTTGCCGGCCGGTCACGGGCTCAACGCCGACAAGCTCACCTATGGCGACTTGCTCGCCGATGGCGTGATCGATCCGGTGAAGGTGACGCGATCCGCGGTGCTCAACGCGGCGTCGGTGGCGCGGATGGTGCTGACCACCGAGACGGCCATCGTCGACAAGCCGGCCGAGGAGGCTGATGACCATGGCCATGGCCATGGCCATCATCACCACCACTAG